The Bacillaceae bacterium IKA-2 DNA window ATCTAATAGTAATTGCAAGCCTGCCGCTGATGCACCGACTTCTCCTACTACAAAAATACAATCTCCTGCTTGGGCCCGACTTCTGTAGAGACTCTTGCCCTTTTCAATTCGTCCACAGACAGTCACTGTAATAATCAATCCTTGTTTAGATGAAACAGTATCTCCACCAATTAAATCCATTGAATATTGATTTCCTATTCTAGACATGCCCGCGTAAATCGCTGCTAAATCTTTTTCATGCCAATCTTTTGGGATTGCTATCGAAACAAGGTAATACGTTGGTGTTCCACCCATTGCAGCAATATCGCTAATGTTAACGGCAAGAACTTTATGTCCAATCATAAAAGGAGTCATTGTTCCTTTAGTAAAATGGATTCCTTCTACCATTGTATCCATACATACAAGCTCATCAAACTTGCTACTACCTTCAAAAACAGCAGCATCGTCACCGATTCCTCTTGATAAAGAGGTTTGATGAGTCTTATTCGGCTTTATTTTTTTAATAAAATCAAATTCATCATGTAACAAGATTGGATCACACCTGTTTATTTTTATTTTTGTTGTTGTTGTTGTTTTTAAAAAAACCTTAGGATAATTCCTAAGGCAATTCAT harbors:
- the thiL gene encoding thiamine-phosphate kinase translates to MLHDEFDFIKKIKPNKTHQTSLSRGIGDDAAVFEGSSKFDELVCMDTMVEGIHFTKGTMTPFMIGHKVLAVNISDIAAMGGTPTYYLVSIAIPKDWHEKDLAAIYAGMSRIGNQYSMDLIGGDTVSSKQGLIITVTVCGRIEKGKSLYRSRAQAGDCIFVVGEVGASAAGLQLLLDKGLDFSYNEEENILLAAHQLPIPQIEAGKILATSGERVALNDISDGLASEANEIAEASDVVLHIDYDKIPRSPFIRNYSEEQQKHWSLFGGEDYQLLGTMPKTAVSKIKQTFDQKRIPFAIIGKVTSGNAGVYLNYQDKKEELPKKGFNHFNKGE